Proteins from a single region of Pyxidicoccus xibeiensis:
- a CDS encoding ATP-binding protein, whose protein sequence is MSTPPPPSASGAFEDALERAVDAQRRGVLAAGAAVRLVGAALFLTISTALWWMGGMDWAPYPPVLALYLGVAALLFVLRRRPQARWLGVVQAPVDVALVYWLQHVAMPISPFPSGVAGFSLGLFSLVVALSGLTLRPSVVYGTALLSALAQGALMRQAGVGWGAVAIAVVALVMVAAVSHYGTGRLRQLAVALTRVEVDRALEARRFQEVEEARQTIERMLSDANARNAELQALQRDKEQLNQFLVHDLRSPLSALTMTLSWMEQELPPGKGVLSDSVRTGLAVTARLDRMISDLMDVPRLEEGRLEPRRVPFRVDRLLEEVRSSLEGAARARKLTLDVAAPEALELVGDSELLVRVVENLASNALRYTPTGGRVRLEAGVAPECRWLAVRNDGPPIAPETRARIFDKFVQGEAEKDSRRGYGLGLYFCRLATEAHGGQLSVEDTPGWPTSFVVRLPA, encoded by the coding sequence GTGTCGACGCCTCCCCCTCCCAGCGCCTCCGGAGCCTTTGAAGACGCGCTGGAGCGGGCGGTGGACGCCCAGCGGCGCGGCGTGCTCGCGGCGGGCGCGGCGGTGCGGCTGGTGGGCGCGGCCCTCTTCCTGACCATCAGCACCGCCCTGTGGTGGATGGGGGGCATGGACTGGGCGCCCTACCCGCCCGTGCTGGCGCTGTACCTGGGGGTGGCGGCGCTGCTGTTCGTCCTGCGGCGGCGGCCCCAGGCGCGGTGGCTGGGAGTGGTGCAGGCGCCGGTGGACGTGGCGCTGGTCTACTGGCTCCAGCACGTGGCGATGCCCATCTCGCCCTTCCCCTCCGGCGTCGCGGGCTTCAGCCTGGGGCTGTTCTCGCTGGTGGTGGCGCTGAGCGGGCTGACGCTGCGGCCGTCCGTCGTCTACGGCACGGCGCTGCTGTCCGCGCTGGCCCAGGGCGCGCTGATGCGGCAGGCGGGCGTTGGCTGGGGCGCGGTGGCCATTGCCGTGGTGGCGCTGGTGATGGTGGCGGCGGTGAGTCACTACGGCACCGGGCGGCTGCGGCAGTTGGCGGTGGCCCTCACCCGCGTGGAGGTGGACCGGGCCCTGGAGGCACGGCGCTTCCAGGAGGTGGAGGAGGCACGGCAGACGATTGAGCGCATGCTGAGCGACGCGAATGCCCGGAACGCCGAGCTCCAGGCGCTGCAGCGGGACAAGGAGCAGCTCAACCAGTTCCTCGTACACGACCTGCGCTCGCCCCTGTCCGCGCTCACCATGACGCTGTCGTGGATGGAGCAGGAGCTGCCGCCGGGCAAGGGCGTGCTGTCCGACTCGGTGCGCACGGGCCTCGCCGTCACCGCGCGGCTGGACCGGATGATTTCCGACCTGATGGACGTGCCGCGCCTGGAGGAGGGCCGGCTGGAGCCACGCCGGGTGCCCTTCCGCGTGGACCGGCTGCTGGAGGAGGTGCGCAGCTCGCTGGAGGGCGCGGCCCGCGCGCGCAAGCTCACGCTGGACGTGGCGGCGCCCGAGGCCCTGGAGCTGGTGGGCGACTCGGAGCTGCTGGTGCGGGTGGTGGAGAACCTGGCCAGCAATGCGCTGCGCTACACGCCCACCGGCGGCAGGGTGCGGCTGGAGGCGGGCGTGGCCCCCGAGTGCCGCTGGCTGGCGGTGCGCAACGACGGGCCGCCCATCGCCCCGGAGACGCGGGCGCGCATCTTCGACAAGTTCGTGCAGGGCGAGGCGGAGAAGGACAGCCGCCGGGGCTACGGGCTGGGGCTGTACTTCTGCCGCCTGGCCACCGAGGCCCACGGCGGGCAGCTCTCGGTGGAGGACACGCCCGGCTGGCCCACGTCCTTCGTGGTGCGGCTGCCGGCCTGA
- a CDS encoding 5'-deoxyadenosine deaminase, which translates to MDLLLTGGTVVTMNREREVLVEADVLVQDGRVARVGRGLKSRGTRRVVDVRGKVVLPGLIHGHLHACQTLFRGRADGLELLDWLRERIWPFEAAHDAASMRASADLTFAELIRSGATAALDMGSVHHYDAVFESARDSGFRLVGGKAMMDAGSAVPDGLRESTADSLAQSLSLLERWHGSHEGRLRYAFAPRFVLSCTPELLREVARLAQHHGVRIHTHASENAKETEAVRQYTGGQDNVAFFHKVGLSGAHVTLAHCVWLSQEEQDILRETRTVVCHCPGSNLKLGSGIAKVPELLEAGVAVALGADGAPCNNTLDIFHEMRLASVLHNPRVGPRAMTPLRVLEMATVHGARALGLEDEVGSIEVGKRADLTVVDVSGLHAGPAPEDVLAPLVFSARGSDVTHVFIDGKAVLKDGVLTTLDAPAVLASANAHVERILRRRKKRARGS; encoded by the coding sequence GTGGACCTGCTCCTGACCGGCGGCACCGTGGTGACGATGAACCGCGAGCGAGAAGTGCTCGTGGAGGCGGACGTGCTCGTCCAGGACGGGCGCGTCGCCAGGGTGGGCCGGGGCCTGAAGTCCCGGGGGACGCGGCGCGTGGTGGACGTGCGGGGGAAGGTGGTGCTGCCCGGCCTCATCCATGGCCACCTGCACGCCTGTCAGACGCTGTTCCGTGGCCGCGCGGACGGGCTGGAGCTGCTGGACTGGCTCCGCGAGCGCATCTGGCCCTTCGAGGCGGCGCACGACGCGGCCTCCATGCGCGCCTCGGCGGACCTCACCTTCGCCGAGCTCATCCGCTCGGGCGCCACGGCGGCGCTCGACATGGGCAGCGTGCACCACTACGACGCCGTCTTCGAGTCCGCGCGGGACTCCGGGTTCCGGCTGGTGGGTGGCAAGGCGATGATGGACGCGGGCTCGGCGGTGCCCGACGGCCTGCGCGAGAGCACCGCCGACTCGCTGGCCCAGAGCCTGTCGCTGCTGGAGCGCTGGCACGGCTCGCACGAGGGCCGCCTGCGCTACGCCTTCGCCCCGCGCTTCGTGCTGTCCTGCACGCCGGAGCTGCTGCGCGAGGTGGCGCGGCTGGCCCAGCACCACGGCGTGCGCATCCACACCCACGCCAGCGAGAATGCGAAGGAGACGGAGGCGGTGCGCCAGTACACCGGCGGCCAGGACAACGTCGCCTTCTTCCACAAGGTGGGCCTGTCCGGCGCGCACGTGACGCTGGCCCACTGCGTGTGGCTGTCCCAGGAGGAGCAGGACATCCTCCGTGAGACGCGCACCGTGGTGTGCCACTGCCCCGGCTCCAACCTCAAGCTGGGCTCGGGCATCGCCAAGGTGCCGGAGCTGCTGGAGGCCGGCGTGGCGGTGGCGCTCGGCGCGGACGGCGCGCCCTGCAACAACACGCTCGACATCTTCCACGAGATGCGGCTCGCCTCCGTGCTGCACAACCCCCGCGTCGGGCCTCGCGCCATGACGCCCCTGCGCGTGCTGGAGATGGCCACGGTGCACGGCGCGCGGGCCCTGGGCCTCGAGGACGAGGTGGGCTCGATTGAAGTCGGCAAGCGCGCCGACCTCACGGTGGTGGACGTGAGCGGCCTGCACGCGGGCCCCGCGCCCGAGGACGTGCTGGCGCCCCTGGTCTTCTCCGCGCGCGGCAGCGACGTGACGCACGTCTTCATCGACGGCAAGGCCGTGCTGAAGGACGGCGTGCTCACCACGCTGGACGCGCCGGCGGTGCTCGCCAGCGCCAACGCCCACGTGGAGCGCATCCTCCGCCGCCGCAAGAAGCGCGCGCGCGGGAGCTGA
- a CDS encoding cytidine deaminase, translated as MADDIPWERLFEEAARVRSRAHVPYSRFPVGAAVLYADGAVVAGCNVENATYGLTVCAERNAFAAGVAQGHTQPVAVAIVVDTPEPCPPCGMCRQVMAEFGPADLPVRSRTPKGGEARYSLGELLPHAFTKDFL; from the coding sequence ATGGCGGATGACATTCCCTGGGAGCGCCTGTTCGAGGAGGCCGCGCGGGTGCGCTCGCGCGCGCACGTGCCGTACTCGCGCTTCCCCGTGGGCGCCGCCGTCCTCTATGCCGACGGCGCGGTGGTGGCCGGCTGCAACGTGGAGAACGCCACCTACGGCCTCACCGTGTGCGCCGAGCGCAATGCCTTCGCCGCCGGCGTCGCCCAGGGCCACACCCAGCCGGTGGCGGTGGCCATCGTCGTGGACACACCCGAGCCATGCCCCCCGTGCGGCATGTGCCGGCAGGTGATGGCGGAGTTCGGCCCGGCCGACCTGCCCGTGCGCAGCCGCACCCCGAAGGGCGGGGAGGCCCGCTACTCCCTGGGCGAGCTGCTGCCGCACGCCTTCACCAAAGACTTCCTTTAA